A single genomic interval of Bradyrhizobium japonicum USDA 6 harbors:
- a CDS encoding ABC transporter substrate-binding protein: MAVLDDKRTAGRGIVDVVEARLHRLGRQVSRQSYVAGERGFRALLSRMEKDRLRVAYIGGYHTEVGLLVRQAAEAKADLTVMANDPLMTSEFWAITGSAGNGTLFTFMPNPAGNANAASAVAGLKASGLPGEGYTLYACAAVQAWAEAVNRSGSFNADRVASALRSRPIDRFDKRRDNSASGFLVYRWRDGHVERVKKY; the protein is encoded by the coding sequence ATCGCGGTGCTGGACGACAAGAGGACTGCTGGCAGGGGGATTGTCGACGTGGTTGAAGCCCGGCTTCATCGATTGGGACGGCAGGTGAGCCGGCAAAGCTATGTTGCCGGTGAAAGGGGCTTCAGAGCCTTGCTCTCAAGAATGGAGAAGGACCGGCTGCGCGTCGCCTATATCGGCGGCTACCACACCGAAGTCGGATTGTTGGTACGCCAGGCAGCAGAAGCAAAAGCAGACCTCACGGTCATGGCGAACGATCCGCTGATGACCTCCGAATTCTGGGCCATTACCGGCAGCGCTGGGAATGGCACATTGTTTACCTTCATGCCCAACCCCGCTGGGAACGCCAATGCTGCCAGTGCGGTCGCCGGACTCAAAGCTTCCGGGCTGCCCGGTGAAGGCTACACACTATACGCTTGTGCCGCTGTGCAAGCCTGGGCAGAGGCGGTGAACCGGAGCGGCTCCTTCAATGCTGACCGGGTCGCCAGCGCGCTTCGTTCCCGACCGATCGACCGGTTCGACAAAAGGAGGGACAACTCGGCTTCTGGATTTTTGGTTTATCGCTGGCGCGACGGTCATGTCGAGCGTGTCAAGAAGTACTGA
- a CDS encoding ABC transporter substrate-binding protein yields the protein MTGSSAAFGAQMRDGAAAAVEVLNASGQLPDNAKTILSVADDACDPRQAVAVANKLTTERILLVVGHFCSSSSIPASDIYAKLASSRCYQARQLLN from the coding sequence ATGACCGGAAGCAGCGCTGCATTCGGCGCGCAAATGCGCGATGGTGCGGCTGCGGCGGTCGAGGTCCTGAACGCCTCAGGCCAGCTTCCCGATAATGCCAAAACTATATTGAGCGTCGCTGACGACGCCTGCGACCCTAGGCAAGCTGTCGCAGTCGCGAATAAGCTCACGACAGAGCGGATCCTGTTGGTGGTTGGCCATTTTTGTTCCTCTTCGTCGATCCCGGCCTCCGACATCTACGCGAAGCTGGCATCGTCCAGGTGTTACCAGGCTCGTCAACTCCTCAACTAA